The proteins below are encoded in one region of Flavobacterium nackdongense:
- a CDS encoding M28 family peptidase: protein MKKSALLIVLFLNGILLFSQTKEEQTIKEIYKSSLTNSKCYSWLDYLSNSIGARLSGSANAEKAVQYTKSQLETLGFDRVYLQEMMVPKWVRGEKESAYILDNKSKINVPVCALGGSIATPKNGLTAEVIEVKSIKELETLGGKLKGKIVFYNRPMEPENIETFLSYRGCVDQRSSGAKEAAKYGAVATIVRSMNLRLDDFPHTGNQNYGDLPKSQYIPAAAISTNAAELLSKTLKNNPKLKFYLKQSCQQMDDVVSYNVVGELKGSEHPENIMVVGGHLDSWDLADGSHDDGAGVVQSMEVMNIFKNIGYKPKNTLRVVLFMNEENGGRGGKKYEELAQANKEKHIFALESDSGGFSPRGFSIESSDAVFDKILTWKPVFEPYLIHSFVKGHGGSDIEPLTSKSIIKAGLKPDSQRYFDYHHAANDKFGAINKRELELGAATMAAMLYLMDQNYSLFEPK from the coding sequence ATGAAAAAATCAGCTTTATTAATTGTTCTATTTCTAAATGGAATTCTGTTATTTTCCCAAACTAAAGAAGAACAAACCATCAAAGAAATTTACAAATCATCCTTAACCAATTCTAAATGTTATTCTTGGTTGGACTATTTGTCTAATTCAATTGGTGCTCGCTTATCAGGTTCAGCCAATGCCGAAAAAGCCGTTCAATATACCAAATCGCAACTAGAAACTTTGGGTTTTGATCGTGTCTATCTTCAGGAGATGATGGTTCCCAAGTGGGTTCGAGGCGAAAAAGAATCGGCTTATATTTTAGACAATAAATCTAAAATTAATGTCCCAGTTTGTGCGCTTGGTGGTTCCATTGCTACTCCCAAAAATGGTCTTACTGCGGAAGTAATCGAGGTGAAAAGCATTAAAGAATTAGAAACTTTGGGCGGCAAATTAAAAGGGAAAATAGTTTTTTATAATCGGCCAATGGAACCCGAAAATATAGAAACATTTTTGTCCTACAGAGGTTGTGTTGATCAAAGATCTTCTGGTGCAAAAGAGGCCGCTAAATATGGAGCAGTGGCTACTATTGTACGCTCGATGAATTTGCGTTTAGACGATTTTCCGCATACAGGTAATCAAAATTACGGTGATCTTCCAAAGTCGCAATACATTCCTGCAGCGGCGATAAGCACAAATGCGGCTGAATTATTGAGTAAAACTTTAAAAAATAATCCAAAACTAAAATTCTACTTGAAGCAATCTTGCCAGCAAATGGATGATGTGGTGTCTTATAATGTTGTTGGGGAACTCAAAGGCAGCGAACATCCTGAAAATATAATGGTTGTGGGCGGGCATCTCGATTCTTGGGATCTTGCCGATGGCTCACACGATGATGGAGCAGGCGTAGTGCAAAGTATGGAAGTGATGAATATCTTCAAAAACATTGGCTATAAGCCAAAAAATACGCTTCGGGTGGTACTTTTTATGAATGAAGAAAATGGGGGAAGAGGCGGAAAAAAATACGAAGAATTGGCTCAAGCCAACAAGGAAAAGCACATTTTTGCCTTAGAAAGTGACTCGGGTGGTTTTTCGCCAAGAGGTTTTTCGATTGAAAGTAGCGATGCGGTTTTCGATAAAATACTGACTTGGAAACCTGTATTCGAACCGTATTTAATTCATAGTTTTGTAAAGGGACATGGTGGCTCAGATATTGAACCATTAACCTCGAAATCCATTATAAAAGCAGGATTGAAACCCGATTCACAGCGTTATTTCGATTATCATCACGCGGCAAACGACAAATTTGGTGCCATCAACAAAAGAGAACTGGAATTAGGCGCGGCAACTATGGCGGCGATGCTGTATTTGATGGATCAAAATTATTCTTTATTCGAACCAAAATGA
- a CDS encoding glycoside hydrolase family 97 protein — translation MKYFLSTILFLLLNMLYAQNTKSPSGTIALDFKLTPSGQPSYVVKYKNKVIISESTLGIKLKDKPALNVNFEIDNLKNSSFNESWQPVLGEQATITNHYNELVVALSQKDTHIKMNIIFRVFDEGVAFRYDFPKQKDLNYFIISDEVSQFNLTEDHKTFWIPGDFDSQEYVYNETLFSAIDTQKIDLNNGIGVKSISGKTTIQSPLMMKSPSGLYLNIFEAAVVNYPIMHLDADVKNYKLTSHLVPNAIGDKAYLQAPCVSPWRTVMMSDDARDIVGSKMILNLNEPCKIDDTSYIKPMKYVGIWWEMHVGKSTWDYAGSQNAQNAADGQLKPTGKHGATTENTKRYIDFAAKNGFDGVLVEGWNVGWEDWFGNWKEDVFDFVTPYPDFNLDEVRAYAKAKNIKMIMHHETSASVANYERHLDRAFDLMKKYDYPAVKSGYVGKIIPRGEFHDGQTMVNHFNFVARRAADYKLMLNSHESSRPTGYSRTYPNYIAAEAARGNEFNAWSNGNPPMHETILPFTRLLGGPMDYTPGIFEIKMSYYDKSKTEQVHTTLVKQLALYVTMYSPLQMAADLPENYEKYPDAFQFIKDVALDWQDSKYLEAEPGDYLTVVRKAKNSEQWFLGAITDENARQSEIKLDFLTKGKKYKAIIYEDAKDADWKKNPIAYKISTVEVTSNSKIKLNLAPGGGTAISFEPIK, via the coding sequence ATGAAATATTTCTTATCAACTATTCTATTTCTCCTCTTGAATATGCTGTATGCTCAAAACACCAAATCGCCATCAGGTACAATCGCCCTAGATTTCAAACTGACTCCTTCTGGACAGCCTTCTTATGTCGTCAAGTACAAAAACAAAGTTATAATTTCCGAAAGTACTTTGGGCATTAAACTAAAGGACAAACCTGCCTTGAATGTTAACTTTGAAATAGATAACCTCAAAAATTCCAGTTTTAATGAGTCTTGGCAACCCGTTTTAGGCGAACAAGCAACTATTACAAATCATTACAATGAACTTGTTGTCGCGCTTTCGCAAAAGGATACTCATATAAAAATGAATATCATTTTCAGAGTTTTCGATGAGGGCGTTGCCTTTAGATATGATTTTCCAAAGCAAAAAGACTTGAATTATTTCATCATTTCGGATGAGGTTTCTCAGTTTAATTTGACTGAAGACCACAAGACTTTCTGGATTCCAGGCGATTTTGATAGTCAGGAATATGTGTACAACGAAACGCTGTTTTCAGCTATCGACACCCAAAAAATAGATTTAAATAATGGAATAGGAGTGAAGTCTATTTCCGGAAAAACCACGATTCAATCCCCATTGATGATGAAGTCGCCCTCGGGTTTGTACCTCAATATTTTTGAAGCTGCTGTGGTCAATTATCCGATCATGCACCTCGATGCCGATGTGAAAAATTATAAATTAACTTCACATTTAGTTCCCAATGCCATTGGCGACAAAGCTTATTTACAAGCGCCTTGTGTTTCCCCTTGGAGAACTGTTATGATGAGCGACGACGCCAGAGATATTGTGGGTTCTAAGATGATTTTGAATCTGAACGAACCTTGTAAAATTGATGATACCTCTTATATTAAACCAATGAAATACGTGGGAATTTGGTGGGAAATGCACGTCGGGAAATCGACTTGGGATTATGCCGGTTCGCAAAATGCACAAAATGCCGCCGATGGACAATTAAAACCCACTGGAAAGCACGGAGCAACGACCGAAAACACCAAAAGGTATATTGATTTTGCTGCTAAAAATGGTTTCGATGGCGTTCTAGTCGAAGGTTGGAATGTTGGTTGGGAAGATTGGTTTGGCAATTGGAAAGAAGATGTTTTCGACTTTGTAACTCCTTATCCGGACTTTAATCTTGATGAAGTTAGGGCTTACGCCAAAGCCAAAAATATCAAAATGATTATGCATCACGAAACTTCGGCTTCGGTTGCCAATTACGAAAGACATTTGGATCGTGCTTTCGATTTGATGAAAAAATACGATTATCCTGCTGTTAAATCAGGTTATGTGGGCAAAATTATTCCGCGTGGCGAATTTCACGACGGACAAACGATGGTCAACCATTTTAATTTTGTAGCCCGTCGCGCCGCCGATTATAAATTGATGTTGAATTCACACGAAAGTTCACGGCCCACAGGCTACAGCCGAACTTATCCCAATTATATCGCTGCCGAAGCGGCTCGTGGCAATGAATTCAATGCTTGGAGTAACGGAAATCCTCCGATGCACGAAACGATTTTGCCTTTTACAAGATTGCTTGGAGGCCCGATGGATTATACCCCGGGAATTTTCGAAATCAAAATGAGTTATTACGACAAATCGAAAACCGAACAGGTTCATACAACTTTGGTCAAACAATTAGCATTGTATGTAACCATGTATTCGCCTTTGCAAATGGCCGCTGATTTGCCAGAAAATTACGAAAAATATCCCGATGCTTTTCAGTTTATCAAAGATGTGGCGCTAGATTGGCAAGATTCTAAATATTTAGAAGCAGAACCCGGAGATTATTTGACCGTGGTTCGGAAAGCTAAAAATTCGGAGCAATGGTTTCTAGGCGCCATCACTGATGAAAATGCACGACAATCTGAAATTAAATTGGATTTCCTAACCAAAGGAAAAAAATACAAAGCCATTATTTATGAAGATGCCAAAGATGCCGATTGGAAAAAAAATCCAATTGCCTATAAAATAAGCACCGTCGAAGTTACTTCTAACTCAAAAATCAAATTGAATTTGGCTCCGGGTGGCGGAACAGCGATTAGTTTTGAACCAATTAAATAA
- a CDS encoding NAD(P)-dependent oxidoreductase, with protein sequence MKFGIIRERKNTPDRRVVFTPDELARLKQQHQGIVVKVESSDIRAFSDEEYRNMNIQVTEDIGDCDLFFGVKEVPVDYLIPNKSYFFFSHTIKKQPHNRKLLQALLAKNIDFYDHETIVDAHNHRLIGFGKYAGFVGAYNSFRAFGIKFELFKLPKAATLSGKQDMIAHLKRLVLPPIKIVNTGTGKVGTGVKEILDAMKIKEVSVENYLTKNYTQAVYVQIDVLDYNVRKDGKVIDFNDFFQHPQEYVSNFERFTKVSDIYITGHFHSNEAPDILTAEMLKSKDCKIKVVGDISCDVNSSIACTLRASTIEEPIYGYLPIENKEVDVFHPAAIVVMAVDNLPCEMPRDASEGFGEMFMEHVIPAFFNGDKDGVLQRAKVTENGKLTARFSYLQEYVDGK encoded by the coding sequence ATGAAATTCGGAATTATCAGAGAAAGAAAAAATACACCCGACAGAAGAGTGGTTTTTACACCCGATGAATTGGCTAGATTGAAGCAACAGCATCAAGGGATTGTCGTAAAAGTAGAAAGTTCCGATATTAGAGCTTTTTCAGATGAAGAATATCGAAATATGAATATTCAGGTTACCGAGGATATCGGCGATTGCGATCTTTTTTTTGGTGTAAAAGAGGTACCTGTTGACTATTTAATTCCCAACAAATCATATTTCTTTTTTTCTCACACCATCAAAAAGCAACCCCATAACCGCAAATTACTTCAAGCGTTATTGGCAAAGAATATCGATTTTTATGACCACGAAACGATTGTCGATGCACATAATCATCGGCTTATTGGTTTCGGAAAATATGCCGGATTCGTAGGGGCGTACAATAGTTTTCGTGCTTTTGGCATCAAATTCGAATTGTTCAAACTGCCCAAAGCAGCCACACTTTCCGGAAAGCAAGATATGATTGCTCATTTGAAACGCTTGGTTTTGCCTCCGATTAAGATTGTAAATACTGGAACCGGAAAAGTAGGCACCGGCGTCAAAGAAATTTTGGATGCGATGAAAATCAAAGAAGTTTCGGTCGAAAATTATTTGACAAAAAACTATACTCAAGCGGTTTATGTGCAGATTGATGTTTTGGATTATAATGTTCGAAAGGATGGAAAAGTGATAGATTTTAACGATTTTTTTCAGCATCCGCAAGAATATGTTTCTAATTTTGAACGGTTTACCAAGGTTTCTGATATTTACATCACGGGACATTTTCATTCCAATGAAGCTCCCGATATTCTCACTGCTGAGATGTTGAAATCCAAAGATTGCAAAATAAAAGTGGTTGGAGATATTTCCTGCGATGTCAATAGTTCGATTGCTTGTACGCTCAGAGCCTCGACCATCGAAGAGCCTATTTACGGCTATCTTCCTATCGAAAATAAAGAAGTCGATGTTTTTCATCCAGCAGCAATTGTGGTGATGGCGGTCGATAATTTACCCTGCGAGATGCCAAGAGACGCTAGTGAAGGTTTTGGCGAAATGTTTATGGAACATGTGATTCCTGCGTTTTTCAACGGCGATAAAGACGGAGTTTTGCAGCGAGCCAAAGTCACGGAAAACGGAAAACTGACAGCACGATTTAGTTATTTGCAAGAGTATGTCGATGGAAAATAA
- a CDS encoding serine hydrolase domain-containing protein, with the protein MKYIKRTNILQFLLLLFVLSSCTKEKNIPITAIKDAELPKDSLPKMRPLTNETPKLTADYINSKKAEIDVFYRRNWPSNSMNGGFLVAKNGQIIYEKYEGYANFRDKTYITSNTPIHIASVSKVLTATAVLKLVNAKRIGLDDLVTVYLKEFPYPKVTVRMLLSHRSGMRSYAYFTDRDKSVWDRHNTLTNQDILTIMATKNIGLEQRTGTRFAYCNTNYAMLALIVEKVTKMSFGKAMSEMIFKPLAMTNTFVLDFDKDKKKVAPSYKGNRVEIGIDYLDKIYGDKNIYSTPRDLLKFDRARNSPNFLEPELLKQVYVGYSNEHPGTKNYGLGIRMVNWPNGKNFYFHNGWWHGFTSSYIPLKDENTTIIALSNKFTKSTYAVRKIAPLFGDYPFKVEDE; encoded by the coding sequence ATGAAGTACATCAAACGCACAAATATACTACAATTCCTCCTTTTACTTTTCGTTTTAAGCTCTTGTACTAAAGAGAAAAACATACCGATTACAGCAATTAAAGATGCGGAACTTCCAAAAGACTCATTGCCAAAAATGCGACCTCTTACCAATGAGACTCCAAAACTTACTGCAGATTATATCAATTCTAAAAAAGCAGAAATAGATGTCTTTTATAGGAGAAACTGGCCTAGTAACTCTATGAATGGGGGATTTTTGGTGGCTAAAAATGGTCAAATTATTTATGAAAAATACGAAGGATACGCCAATTTTAGAGATAAAACCTATATTACCAGCAACACGCCCATCCACATTGCCTCGGTGAGTAAAGTTCTGACCGCCACGGCAGTTTTAAAACTAGTTAATGCTAAAAGAATAGGTTTAGACGATCTCGTAACGGTTTATTTAAAAGAGTTTCCATATCCGAAAGTTACCGTTCGAATGCTATTGAGTCACCGCAGCGGAATGCGCAGTTACGCCTATTTTACGGACCGAGACAAAAGCGTTTGGGACCGACACAATACGCTCACCAATCAGGATATCTTAACCATCATGGCAACTAAAAACATAGGGCTAGAGCAAAGAACGGGGACTCGATTTGCTTACTGCAATACCAATTATGCTATGTTGGCTTTGATTGTTGAGAAAGTAACCAAAATGTCGTTTGGCAAAGCGATGAGCGAAATGATTTTCAAACCATTGGCAATGACGAACACTTTTGTTTTAGATTTTGACAAAGACAAAAAGAAGGTGGCTCCGTCTTATAAAGGTAATCGTGTGGAAATTGGCATTGATTATCTAGACAAAATCTATGGAGATAAAAACATTTATTCTACACCCCGAGATTTATTGAAATTTGATCGTGCTCGAAATTCTCCAAATTTTTTAGAGCCAGAGCTGCTAAAACAAGTTTATGTTGGCTACAGTAACGAGCATCCCGGCACTAAAAATTATGGCTTGGGCATTCGAATGGTGAATTGGCCAAATGGCAAGAATTTTTACTTTCACAATGGTTGGTGGCACGGGTTCACCTCGTCTTATATTCCCTTAAAAGATGAAAATACAACCATAATCGCACTCTCTAACAAATTCACTAAAAGTACCTACGCAGTCCGAAAAATAGCCCCACTATTCGGAGATTATCCTTTCAAGGTAGAAGACGAGTAA
- the menD gene encoding 2-succinyl-5-enolpyruvyl-6-hydroxy-3-cyclohexene-1-carboxylic-acid synthase produces the protein MVYPKIPLAQSIIQICLAKGIKNIIISPGSRNAPLTIGFVNNPAFNCYSVVDERCAAFFALGIAQQTKLPTVVVCTSGSALLNYYPAVAEAFYSQIPLIVISADRPQSKIDIGDGQTIRQEKVFKNHSLYNANLSEETSVENDVKINHAINKAFAKKGPVHINAPFEEPLYQTVSKQLVDSTILALARKHKKLSIGEIIEFTNIWNKSKKKLILIGELKPNEIETEFIDFFAKDASVVVMTETTSNVHHPNFLNTIDTIITPFSKREFNQLQPDILITFGGMVVSKRVKTFLRNYKPKHHWHIDHLRAYDTYGGLTQHFKVSPNQFFKQFLPFTIPLKSTYFSTFDRIAKLRAQKHQDYLSKIPFSDFKAFEKIIPSLPLNSMLQISNSSAIRYAQLFQLDASIQVFCNRGTSGIDGSTSTAIGAAVANEKQTVLIAGDIGFFYDSNALWNNYVPKNFKIILINNGGGGIFRILPGHEETAVFNQFFETFHCLTAEQLAKMYGFQYSIASDEESLERSLSQLFAQNDQPSILEVFTPTLQNDKILLQYFRELK, from the coding sequence ATGGTTTATCCAAAAATACCTTTAGCACAGAGCATCATTCAGATTTGTCTTGCCAAAGGAATTAAAAACATAATTATTTCACCAGGTTCAAGAAATGCACCTTTGACGATAGGTTTTGTCAACAATCCTGCCTTCAATTGTTATAGTGTTGTCGATGAGCGCTGCGCAGCATTTTTTGCATTGGGAATTGCACAACAAACCAAATTGCCCACTGTTGTAGTGTGCACTTCGGGTTCAGCCTTACTCAATTATTATCCCGCTGTGGCCGAGGCTTTTTACAGCCAAATACCATTGATTGTAATTTCGGCGGATAGACCGCAATCCAAGATCGATATTGGTGACGGACAAACCATTCGACAAGAAAAAGTTTTTAAAAACCATTCCTTGTACAATGCCAATTTATCCGAGGAGACTTCCGTTGAAAATGATGTAAAAATCAATCACGCCATCAATAAGGCCTTTGCCAAAAAAGGACCAGTGCACATCAATGCGCCGTTTGAAGAGCCTTTATACCAGACGGTTAGCAAGCAGTTAGTCGATTCTACTATTTTAGCTTTGGCCAGGAAACATAAAAAGTTATCGATAGGTGAAATTATCGAATTTACCAATATTTGGAATAAATCTAAAAAGAAATTAATCCTCATTGGTGAGCTGAAGCCTAACGAAATCGAGACTGAATTTATTGATTTTTTTGCCAAAGATGCATCGGTTGTAGTGATGACAGAAACCACTTCCAATGTGCATCACCCCAATTTTTTGAACACGATTGACACCATCATTACGCCTTTTTCTAAAAGGGAATTCAATCAACTGCAACCTGATATCTTAATCACATTTGGTGGTATGGTGGTGTCAAAAAGAGTTAAAACTTTTTTGCGGAATTACAAGCCCAAGCACCATTGGCATATCGATCATTTGAGAGCTTACGATACCTACGGCGGTTTGACTCAACATTTCAAGGTGAGTCCAAACCAGTTTTTCAAACAGTTTTTGCCTTTCACCATTCCGCTTAAAAGCACGTATTTTTCGACTTTTGATAGGATCGCAAAATTAAGGGCACAAAAACATCAAGACTATTTATCCAAAATTCCTTTTTCTGATTTCAAAGCTTTCGAAAAAATAATTCCTTCTTTGCCTTTGAATTCTATGTTGCAAATCAGTAATAGTTCTGCCATTCGATACGCACAGTTATTTCAGTTAGATGCCTCAATTCAGGTGTTTTGCAATCGAGGCACTAGTGGTATCGACGGTAGCACATCGACGGCAATAGGAGCGGCTGTTGCCAATGAAAAACAAACGGTTTTGATAGCTGGCGATATAGGTTTTTTCTATGATAGCAACGCTTTGTGGAATAATTACGTACCGAAAAACTTCAAGATTATTCTAATCAACAATGGAGGAGGAGGGATTTTTAGGATTTTACCAGGACACGAAGAAACGGCTGTTTTTAATCAATTTTTTGAAACATTTCATTGTTTGACAGCTGAACAATTGGCAAAAATGTACGGTTTTCAGTACTCTATTGCCAGTGATGAAGAAAGTTTGGAACGAAGTTTGTCGCAATTATTTGCACAAAACGACCAACCTAGTATTTTGGAAGTTTTCACCCCCACATTGCAAAATGATAAAATTTTACTCCAATATTTTCGGGAGTTGAAGTAA
- a CDS encoding GNAT family N-acetyltransferase, whose amino-acid sequence MKIQIRPYKTDDTQAILDIINHNILHSTALYDYKIRNYEQQKTILEEKINKNFPVIVAEYNGLVTGFGMYSEFRFREAYKFTVEHSVYVNEDFHGQGIGKLLLQELISLAKNQKLHTMIAVIDSENQASVEFHENFGFKTVGIIKESGYKFDRWLDSVFMQLIL is encoded by the coding sequence ATGAAAATTCAGATTAGACCTTATAAAACAGATGATACTCAAGCAATTTTGGATATTATCAACCATAATATTTTACATTCGACTGCATTATACGATTACAAAATTCGAAATTACGAACAGCAAAAAACCATTTTAGAAGAAAAAATAAACAAAAACTTCCCAGTTATTGTTGCCGAATACAATGGCCTAGTAACGGGTTTCGGTATGTACAGCGAATTTCGTTTCAGAGAAGCGTACAAATTTACAGTGGAACATTCGGTTTATGTCAACGAAGATTTTCACGGTCAAGGCATTGGCAAACTACTTCTGCAAGAATTGATTTCATTGGCAAAAAACCAAAAACTCCACACTATGATTGCGGTCATCGATTCCGAAAATCAAGCTAGTGTGGAATTTCACGAAAACTTTGGTTTCAAAACCGTAGGAATCATCAAAGAATCCGGTTACAAATTTGACCGCTGGTTGGATTCCGTCTTTATGCAGCTTATTCTTTAA
- a CDS encoding glutathione peroxidase has protein sequence MKNLFIVALGLFFFTSCQGQNKPITPNKPEVAMEKQTIYQFKVKDLSGKPFDFASLKGKKIMIVNTASKCGLTPQYKELEALYKEYSAKGFVIVGFPANNFAGQEPGTNEEIATFCQLNYGVTFPMMDKVSVKGSDMCAVYQFLTQKSKNGLEDSEVGWNFQKYLLNEKGELVKVISPRTVPTDPEIVNWVKG, from the coding sequence ATGAAAAATTTATTTATTGTTGCCTTAGGCCTTTTCTTTTTTACGAGTTGTCAGGGACAAAACAAACCAATCACACCCAACAAACCCGAAGTTGCTATGGAAAAACAAACAATTTATCAATTCAAGGTAAAAGATTTATCTGGAAAACCATTTGATTTTGCTTCTTTGAAAGGAAAAAAAATAATGATTGTCAACACGGCATCCAAATGTGGATTAACGCCGCAATACAAAGAATTAGAAGCGTTGTATAAAGAATATTCCGCAAAGGGTTTTGTGATTGTGGGCTTTCCAGCCAATAATTTTGCAGGTCAAGAACCGGGAACCAATGAAGAAATTGCGACTTTCTGTCAACTGAATTATGGTGTTACGTTCCCGATGATGGACAAAGTTTCAGTAAAAGGAAGTGATATGTGTGCGGTGTATCAGTTTCTAACTCAAAAATCAAAAAATGGATTAGAGGATTCTGAAGTGGGCTGGAATTTCCAAAAATACCTTTTGAATGAAAAAGGAGAATTGGTTAAAGTAATTTCTCCAAGAACCGTTCCGACCGATCCTGAAATTGTAAATTGGGTGAAGGGGTAG
- a CDS encoding tetratricopeptide repeat protein, giving the protein MRTIQKLSILLLSALVLLSCNQKSNTITSQKEYNKYLEIKDNKSKAFVEDEIVFWQKKFDAAPNQISYLSILASNYSKLFENTGNVKYLYKAEDLLLQSNEAYNYSAVGTIRSLARNYISQHRFKEALVLANKAAVIGEGGKETQKLLFDVNMELGNYTQAEQNLKAINNSSDFDYLVRISKWNDHLGDLKTAISLMEKAKNIAILNENKYLQVWTYSNLGDLNGHAGDIQKSYDYYLKALELEPNHSYSLKGIAWIAFSHERNTVEAKRIIDAISKKHNTPDFYLLKAQIAEFENNTMAKNENLNAYFQMLNTINYGEMYNKYNALIYADDKNTAVKALEIAKIEVQHRPTPDSYDLLAWSYYNLGDAEKALEIAEKYVVGKSFEPKLNYHLATIYKANKETVKIAPIKAELLNSIYELGPNLEQKISNL; this is encoded by the coding sequence ATGAGAACTATACAAAAACTATCAATTTTACTACTGAGCGCTTTGGTGTTGCTGAGTTGTAATCAAAAATCAAATACAATTACTTCGCAAAAGGAGTACAATAAATATTTGGAGATTAAAGACAATAAGTCGAAAGCATTTGTGGAAGACGAAATTGTATTTTGGCAAAAAAAATTTGATGCTGCGCCCAATCAAATCAGCTATTTAAGTATTCTCGCATCTAATTATTCTAAACTATTTGAAAATACTGGAAACGTAAAATACTTATATAAAGCCGAGGATTTACTATTGCAATCTAATGAAGCATACAATTATAGTGCAGTAGGAACGATTCGTTCGTTGGCGCGAAATTATATTTCCCAACATCGTTTTAAGGAAGCTTTAGTATTGGCAAATAAAGCAGCTGTCATTGGCGAAGGAGGAAAAGAAACTCAAAAATTGCTTTTTGATGTGAACATGGAATTAGGGAATTACACTCAAGCGGAGCAAAATTTAAAAGCGATAAATAACAGCTCTGATTTTGATTATCTCGTTCGTATTTCGAAATGGAATGACCATCTGGGAGATTTGAAAACAGCAATTTCTTTAATGGAAAAGGCCAAGAATATTGCGATTTTAAACGAAAATAAATACTTACAAGTTTGGACTTATTCTAATCTGGGCGACTTGAATGGTCACGCTGGAGATATTCAAAAATCGTATGATTATTATTTAAAAGCTTTAGAACTAGAACCTAATCATTCTTACTCGTTGAAAGGAATTGCTTGGATTGCATTTTCGCACGAGAGAAACACTGTTGAGGCAAAAAGAATTATTGATGCTATTTCGAAAAAGCATAATACACCTGATTTTTATTTGCTTAAAGCGCAAATTGCAGAATTTGAAAATAATACGATGGCTAAAAATGAAAATCTAAACGCTTATTTTCAAATGCTGAACACGATTAATTATGGTGAGATGTACAACAAATACAATGCTTTAATTTATGCTGACGATAAAAATACGGCTGTAAAAGCATTAGAAATTGCCAAAATTGAAGTTCAACATCGTCCAACTCCAGATTCTTATGATTTGTTGGCATGGTCGTACTATAATTTGGGCGATGCTGAAAAAGCATTAGAAATCGCAGAAAAATATGTGGTTGGAAAATCATTTGAACCTAAGTTGAATTATCACCTAGCAACAATTTACAAAGCCAACAAAGAAACAGTAAAAATAGCCCCAATCAAAGCTGAATTGTTAAATAGTATTTATGAATTAGGTCCAAATTTGGAACAGAAAATTAGCAATTTGTAA
- a CDS encoding DUF4331 family protein, giving the protein MKTTKYKIVTMSLIFAATFLVSCDNDGDSPAASLDFSGTYVMQDQMARPAINTVFIAAGAPKDAFNTTIPSAMGAAYQSVFQSRLLALNAGYTTNALGQTASQLTGLLATDVLGVDKTKKTTFFDGTNVLTGRALADDVIDVELLLIFGGPTGASNPGLTKDNVGANDKAFGTSFPYLAAAW; this is encoded by the coding sequence ATGAAAACAACTAAATATAAAATAGTAACAATGTCACTAATTTTTGCAGCGACATTTTTGGTAAGCTGTGATAATGATGGAGATTCTCCAGCAGCAAGCCTTGACTTTTCTGGGACTTATGTAATGCAAGACCAAATGGCAAGACCAGCAATAAATACCGTTTTTATTGCAGCTGGCGCACCAAAAGATGCATTCAACACTACAATTCCATCCGCAATGGGAGCTGCGTATCAATCGGTTTTTCAATCTAGATTATTGGCTTTAAACGCAGGATATACAACAAATGCTTTAGGTCAAACGGCGTCTCAATTAACAGGATTGTTGGCAACCGATGTTTTGGGAGTAGATAAAACAAAGAAAACTACTTTTTTTGACGGAACTAATGTTTTGACAGGTCGTGCACTTGCCGATGATGTTATTGATGTAGAATTGTTGCTCATTTTCGGCGGGCCAACAGGCGCTTCAAACCCTGGTTTGACAAAAGATAATGTGGGTGCCAATGACAAAGCGTTCGGGACTTCATTCCCGTACTTGGCTGCAGCTTGGTAG